A region of Larus michahellis chromosome 15, bLarMic1.1, whole genome shotgun sequence DNA encodes the following proteins:
- the USP20 gene encoding ubiquitin carboxyl-terminal hydrolase 20 isoform X3: MGDTRDICPHLDSIGEVTRDDLLLKSKGTCQSCGAVGPNLWACLQIGCPYVGCGESFADHSTLHAQAKKHNLTVNLTTFRIWCYACEKEVFLDQRLAAHTQSPPVKFSEPDSPLPAHPLKAVPIAVADEGESESEDDDLKPRGLTGMKNLGNSCYMNAALQALSNCPPLTQFFLECGGLVRTDKKPALCKSYQKLVSEVWHKKRPSYVVPSSLSHGIKLVNPMFRGYAQQDTQEFLRCLMDQLHEELKEPIVAETRDLDTSDQDDKREGDRSPSEDEFLSCDSSSDRGEDGQSRTTSGMGSSSLAETELLIQDEAGRGISEKERMKDRKFSCGHRRSNSEQVDEDADVDTTMMPVDGRASPEMLPAPRPASPCRTPEPDNDAYVRCSSRPCSPVHHEMHSKLSGSPPRSSPARLGPSYVLKKAQVQASGKKKKELRYRSVISDIFDGSILSLVQCLTCDRVSTTVETFQDLSLPIPGKEDLAKLHSAIYQNVPAKTGACGDNYASQGWIAFIMEYIRRFVVSCIPSWFWGPVVTLEDCLAAFFAADELKGDNMYSCERCKKLRNGVKYCKVLRLPEILCIHLKRFRHEVMYSFKINSHVSFPLEGLDLRPFLAKECVSQITTYDLLSVICHHGTAGSGHYIAYCQNVINGQWYEFDDQYVTEVHETVVQNAEAYVLFYRKSSEEAVRERQKVVSLASMKEHSLLQFYISREWLNKFNTFAEPGPITNHTFLCSHGGIPPNKYHYIDDLVVILPQNVWEYLYNRFGGGPAVNHLYVCSICQVEIEALAKRRRIEIDTFIKLNKAFQAEESPSVIYCISMQWFREWEAFVKGKDNEPPGPIDNSKIALTKAGGHVQVKQGPLPIAKKGR; this comes from the exons ATGGGGGATACAAGAGACATCTGTCCTCACCTGGATTCCATAGGAGAGGTGACCAGGGATGATCTGCTGCTCAAATCCAAG GGAACTTGCCAGTCTTGTGGAGCTGTGGGACCAAATCTCTGGGCTTGTCTTCAG ATTGGTTGTCCTTATGTTGGTTGTGGGGAGTCCTTTGCTGACCACAGCACACTTCATGCACAG gCCAAAAAGCACAACCTGACGGTGAATCTGACCACTTTCCGCATCTGGTGTTATGCTTGTGAAAAGGAGGTGTTCTTGGACCAGCGGCTGGCAGCGCACACGCAGTCACCACCAGTAAAGTTCTCTGAACCG GATTCTCCACTGCCTGCTCACCCTTTGAAAGCTGTTCCGATTGCAGTGGCTGATGAAGGTGAATCTGAATCTGAGGATGATGATTTGAAACCAAGAG GCCTTACTGGAATGAAAAATCTTGGGAACTCCTGCTACATGAATGCAGCACTTCAGGCTCTCTCTAACTG ccCACCTCTCACACAGTTTTTTCTGGAATGTGGTGGACTGGTCCGTACAGATAAGAAACCAGCACTGTGCAAAAGTTACCAAAAGCTGGTGTCTGAGGTTTGGCATAAGAAACG CCCAAGTTATGTTGTTCCAAGCAGTCTGTCCCATGGAATTAAGCTCGTCAACCCCATGTTCCGAGGCTACGCACAGCAG GACACTCAGGAGTTCCTGCGGTGCCTGATGGATCAGCTTCACGAAGAACTGAAGGAACCAATTGTTGCAGAGACGAGGGATTTGGATACCAGTGACCAGGATGACAAGCGAGAGGGAGACCGAAGTCCTTCGGAGGATGAGTTCCTTTCCTGCGACTCAAGCAGCGACAGAGGTGAAGATGGTCAAAGCCGCACCACAAGCGGCatgggcagcagctccctggcagagACAGAGCTGTTGATCCAGGACGAAGCAGGGAGGGGGATCTCCGAGAAGGAGAGGATGAAGGACAGGAAGTTCTCCTGTGGCCATCGGCGCAGCAACTCGGAGCAGGTGGATGAGGATGCAGATGTGGATACTACTATGATGCCAGTTGATGGTAGAGCCTCACCTGAGATGCTGCCAGCTCCCCGTCCTGCCAGCCCGTGTAGGACACCAG AACCTGACAACGATGCCTACGTGCGCTGCTCCTCGCGCCCCTGCAGTCCTGTCCATCATGAGATGCACTCCAAGCTCTCTGGCAGTCCTCCTCGCTCCAGTCCTGCCAGGCTCGGACCTTCCTACGTACTCAAGAAAG CCCAGGTGCAGGCttctgggaaaaagaagaaagaacttcGTTACCGTAGTGTGATTTCTGACATCTTCGATGGCTCCATTCTCAGCCTGGTGCAGTGCCTCACCTGTGACAGA GTTTCTACAACAGTGGAGACATTCCAGGACCTGTCACTTCCAATCCCAGGGAAGGAGGACTTGGCCAAGCTGCACTCAGCCATCTACCAAAATGTGCCAGCTAAGACAGGGGCGTGTGGGGACAACTATGCCTCACAAGGCTGGATTGCTTTCATCATGGAGTACATCCGGAG ATTTGTGGTGTCCTGTATCCCTAGCTGGTTTTGGGGTCCCGTTGTGACGCTGGAGGATTGTCTTGCTGCCTTTTTTGCAGCGGATGAGTTGAAGG GGGACAACATGTACAGTTGTGAACGGTGTAAAAA aCTGCGGAATGGAGTAAAGTACTGCAAAGTCCTCCGGCTACCAGAG ATTCTTTGCATCCACTTGAAACGGTTCCGGCATGAGGTGATGTATTCCTTCAAGATCAACAGTCATGTCTCCTTCCCCTTGGAAGGGCTGGATCTGCGACCTTTCCTAGCCAAGGAGTGTGTCTCCCAGATCACCACCTACGATCTCCTGTCAGTCATCTGCCACCATGGCACAGCAGGCA GTGGGCATTACATAGCCTACTGCCAGAACGTGATCAACGGCCAGTGGTACGAGTTTGATGACCAGTATGTCACTGAAGTCCATGAGACCGTGGTACAGAATGCAGAAGCCTATGTCTTGTTCTACAG GAAAAGCAGTGAAGAAGCTGTGCGAGAGCGTCAGAAGGTTGTGTCCCTTGCCAGCATGAAGGAGCACAGTTTACTCCAGTTCTACATCTCTCGAGAGTGGCTCAATAAATTCAACACCTTTGCTGAGCCTGGTCCCATCACCAATCACACCTTCCTGTGCTCTCACGGAG GGATCCCTCCTAATAAATACCACTACATCGATGACCTGGTTGTGATTCTGCCCCAGAACGTGTGGGAATATCTCTACAACAG GTTCGGGGGTGGCCCTGCTGTGAACCATCTGTACGTGTGCTCGATTTGCCAAGTGGAGATTGAAGCACTTGCCAAACGCAGAAGAATTGAAATAGACACCTTCATCAAG CTGAACAAGGCTTTCCAGGCAGAGGAGTCTCCAAGTGTCATCTACTGTATCAGCATGCAGTGGTTCCGTGAGTGGGAAGCCTTTGTCAAGGGGAAGGATAACG AGCCTCCTGGACCAATTGACAACAGCAAGATTGCACTCACAAAAGCAGGTGGCCACGTGCAAGTTAAGCAGG GTCCCTTGCCGATTGCAAAAAAAGGGAGATGA
- the USP20 gene encoding ubiquitin carboxyl-terminal hydrolase 20 isoform X1, with product MGDTRDICPHLDSIGEVTRDDLLLKSKGTCQSCGAVGPNLWACLQIGCPYVGCGESFADHSTLHAQAKKHNLTVNLTTFRIWCYACEKEVFLDQRLAAHTQSPPVKFSEPDSPLPAHPLKAVPIAVADEGESESEDDDLKPRGLTGMKNLGNSCYMNAALQALSNCPPLTQFFLECGGLVRTDKKPALCKSYQKLVSEVWHKKRPSYVVPSSLSHGIKLVNPMFRGYAQQDTQEFLRCLMDQLHEELKEPIVAETRDLDTSDQDDKREGDRSPSEDEFLSCDSSSDRGEDGQSRTTSGMGSSSLAETELLIQDEAGRGISEKERMKDRKFSCGHRRSNSEQVDEDADVDTTMMPVDGRASPEMLPAPRPASPCRTPEPDNDAYVRCSSRPCSPVHHEMHSKLSGSPPRSSPARLGPSYVLKKAQVQASGKKKKELRYRSVISDIFDGSILSLVQCLTCDRVSTTVETFQDLSLPIPGKEDLAKLHSAIYQNVPAKTGACGDNYASQGWIAFIMEYIRRFVVSCIPSWFWGPVVTLEDCLAAFFAADELKGDNMYSCERCKKLRNGVKYCKVLRLPEILCIHLKRFRHEVMYSFKINSHVSFPLEGLDLRPFLAKECVSQITTYDLLSVICHHGTAGSGHYIAYCQNVINGQWYEFDDQYVTEVHETVVQNAEAYVLFYRKSSEEAVRERQKVVSLASMKEHSLLQFYISREWLNKFNTFAEPGPITNHTFLCSHGGIPPNKYHYIDDLVVILPQNVWEYLYNRFGGGPAVNHLYVCSICQVEIEALAKRRRIEIDTFIKLNKAFQAEESPSVIYCISMQWFREWEAFVKGKDNEPPGPIDNSKIALTKAGGHVQVKQGADYGQISEETWIYLSTLYGGGPEIAIRQNVAQVQELENLHGEQKIEAETRAV from the exons ATGGGGGATACAAGAGACATCTGTCCTCACCTGGATTCCATAGGAGAGGTGACCAGGGATGATCTGCTGCTCAAATCCAAG GGAACTTGCCAGTCTTGTGGAGCTGTGGGACCAAATCTCTGGGCTTGTCTTCAG ATTGGTTGTCCTTATGTTGGTTGTGGGGAGTCCTTTGCTGACCACAGCACACTTCATGCACAG gCCAAAAAGCACAACCTGACGGTGAATCTGACCACTTTCCGCATCTGGTGTTATGCTTGTGAAAAGGAGGTGTTCTTGGACCAGCGGCTGGCAGCGCACACGCAGTCACCACCAGTAAAGTTCTCTGAACCG GATTCTCCACTGCCTGCTCACCCTTTGAAAGCTGTTCCGATTGCAGTGGCTGATGAAGGTGAATCTGAATCTGAGGATGATGATTTGAAACCAAGAG GCCTTACTGGAATGAAAAATCTTGGGAACTCCTGCTACATGAATGCAGCACTTCAGGCTCTCTCTAACTG ccCACCTCTCACACAGTTTTTTCTGGAATGTGGTGGACTGGTCCGTACAGATAAGAAACCAGCACTGTGCAAAAGTTACCAAAAGCTGGTGTCTGAGGTTTGGCATAAGAAACG CCCAAGTTATGTTGTTCCAAGCAGTCTGTCCCATGGAATTAAGCTCGTCAACCCCATGTTCCGAGGCTACGCACAGCAG GACACTCAGGAGTTCCTGCGGTGCCTGATGGATCAGCTTCACGAAGAACTGAAGGAACCAATTGTTGCAGAGACGAGGGATTTGGATACCAGTGACCAGGATGACAAGCGAGAGGGAGACCGAAGTCCTTCGGAGGATGAGTTCCTTTCCTGCGACTCAAGCAGCGACAGAGGTGAAGATGGTCAAAGCCGCACCACAAGCGGCatgggcagcagctccctggcagagACAGAGCTGTTGATCCAGGACGAAGCAGGGAGGGGGATCTCCGAGAAGGAGAGGATGAAGGACAGGAAGTTCTCCTGTGGCCATCGGCGCAGCAACTCGGAGCAGGTGGATGAGGATGCAGATGTGGATACTACTATGATGCCAGTTGATGGTAGAGCCTCACCTGAGATGCTGCCAGCTCCCCGTCCTGCCAGCCCGTGTAGGACACCAG AACCTGACAACGATGCCTACGTGCGCTGCTCCTCGCGCCCCTGCAGTCCTGTCCATCATGAGATGCACTCCAAGCTCTCTGGCAGTCCTCCTCGCTCCAGTCCTGCCAGGCTCGGACCTTCCTACGTACTCAAGAAAG CCCAGGTGCAGGCttctgggaaaaagaagaaagaacttcGTTACCGTAGTGTGATTTCTGACATCTTCGATGGCTCCATTCTCAGCCTGGTGCAGTGCCTCACCTGTGACAGA GTTTCTACAACAGTGGAGACATTCCAGGACCTGTCACTTCCAATCCCAGGGAAGGAGGACTTGGCCAAGCTGCACTCAGCCATCTACCAAAATGTGCCAGCTAAGACAGGGGCGTGTGGGGACAACTATGCCTCACAAGGCTGGATTGCTTTCATCATGGAGTACATCCGGAG ATTTGTGGTGTCCTGTATCCCTAGCTGGTTTTGGGGTCCCGTTGTGACGCTGGAGGATTGTCTTGCTGCCTTTTTTGCAGCGGATGAGTTGAAGG GGGACAACATGTACAGTTGTGAACGGTGTAAAAA aCTGCGGAATGGAGTAAAGTACTGCAAAGTCCTCCGGCTACCAGAG ATTCTTTGCATCCACTTGAAACGGTTCCGGCATGAGGTGATGTATTCCTTCAAGATCAACAGTCATGTCTCCTTCCCCTTGGAAGGGCTGGATCTGCGACCTTTCCTAGCCAAGGAGTGTGTCTCCCAGATCACCACCTACGATCTCCTGTCAGTCATCTGCCACCATGGCACAGCAGGCA GTGGGCATTACATAGCCTACTGCCAGAACGTGATCAACGGCCAGTGGTACGAGTTTGATGACCAGTATGTCACTGAAGTCCATGAGACCGTGGTACAGAATGCAGAAGCCTATGTCTTGTTCTACAG GAAAAGCAGTGAAGAAGCTGTGCGAGAGCGTCAGAAGGTTGTGTCCCTTGCCAGCATGAAGGAGCACAGTTTACTCCAGTTCTACATCTCTCGAGAGTGGCTCAATAAATTCAACACCTTTGCTGAGCCTGGTCCCATCACCAATCACACCTTCCTGTGCTCTCACGGAG GGATCCCTCCTAATAAATACCACTACATCGATGACCTGGTTGTGATTCTGCCCCAGAACGTGTGGGAATATCTCTACAACAG GTTCGGGGGTGGCCCTGCTGTGAACCATCTGTACGTGTGCTCGATTTGCCAAGTGGAGATTGAAGCACTTGCCAAACGCAGAAGAATTGAAATAGACACCTTCATCAAG CTGAACAAGGCTTTCCAGGCAGAGGAGTCTCCAAGTGTCATCTACTGTATCAGCATGCAGTGGTTCCGTGAGTGGGAAGCCTTTGTCAAGGGGAAGGATAACG AGCCTCCTGGACCAATTGACAACAGCAAGATTGCACTCACAAAAGCAGGTGGCCACGTGCAAGTTAAGCAGG GCGCTGACTATGGGCAGATTTCTGAGGAGACATGGATTTATTTAAGCACACTGTATGGAGGGGGCCCAGAGATTGCTATCAGACAGAATGTGGCCCAGGTCCAAGAACTGGAAAACCTCCATGGGGAGCAGAAGATTGAAGCGGAGACGCGGGCTGTGTGA
- the USP20 gene encoding ubiquitin carboxyl-terminal hydrolase 20 isoform X2 gives MGDTRDICPHLDSIGEVTRDDLLLKSKIGCPYVGCGESFADHSTLHAQAKKHNLTVNLTTFRIWCYACEKEVFLDQRLAAHTQSPPVKFSEPDSPLPAHPLKAVPIAVADEGESESEDDDLKPRGLTGMKNLGNSCYMNAALQALSNCPPLTQFFLECGGLVRTDKKPALCKSYQKLVSEVWHKKRPSYVVPSSLSHGIKLVNPMFRGYAQQDTQEFLRCLMDQLHEELKEPIVAETRDLDTSDQDDKREGDRSPSEDEFLSCDSSSDRGEDGQSRTTSGMGSSSLAETELLIQDEAGRGISEKERMKDRKFSCGHRRSNSEQVDEDADVDTTMMPVDGRASPEMLPAPRPASPCRTPEPDNDAYVRCSSRPCSPVHHEMHSKLSGSPPRSSPARLGPSYVLKKAQVQASGKKKKELRYRSVISDIFDGSILSLVQCLTCDRVSTTVETFQDLSLPIPGKEDLAKLHSAIYQNVPAKTGACGDNYASQGWIAFIMEYIRRFVVSCIPSWFWGPVVTLEDCLAAFFAADELKGDNMYSCERCKKLRNGVKYCKVLRLPEILCIHLKRFRHEVMYSFKINSHVSFPLEGLDLRPFLAKECVSQITTYDLLSVICHHGTAGSGHYIAYCQNVINGQWYEFDDQYVTEVHETVVQNAEAYVLFYRKSSEEAVRERQKVVSLASMKEHSLLQFYISREWLNKFNTFAEPGPITNHTFLCSHGGIPPNKYHYIDDLVVILPQNVWEYLYNRFGGGPAVNHLYVCSICQVEIEALAKRRRIEIDTFIKLNKAFQAEESPSVIYCISMQWFREWEAFVKGKDNEPPGPIDNSKIALTKAGGHVQVKQGADYGQISEETWIYLSTLYGGGPEIAIRQNVAQVQELENLHGEQKIEAETRAV, from the exons ATGGGGGATACAAGAGACATCTGTCCTCACCTGGATTCCATAGGAGAGGTGACCAGGGATGATCTGCTGCTCAAATCCAAG ATTGGTTGTCCTTATGTTGGTTGTGGGGAGTCCTTTGCTGACCACAGCACACTTCATGCACAG gCCAAAAAGCACAACCTGACGGTGAATCTGACCACTTTCCGCATCTGGTGTTATGCTTGTGAAAAGGAGGTGTTCTTGGACCAGCGGCTGGCAGCGCACACGCAGTCACCACCAGTAAAGTTCTCTGAACCG GATTCTCCACTGCCTGCTCACCCTTTGAAAGCTGTTCCGATTGCAGTGGCTGATGAAGGTGAATCTGAATCTGAGGATGATGATTTGAAACCAAGAG GCCTTACTGGAATGAAAAATCTTGGGAACTCCTGCTACATGAATGCAGCACTTCAGGCTCTCTCTAACTG ccCACCTCTCACACAGTTTTTTCTGGAATGTGGTGGACTGGTCCGTACAGATAAGAAACCAGCACTGTGCAAAAGTTACCAAAAGCTGGTGTCTGAGGTTTGGCATAAGAAACG CCCAAGTTATGTTGTTCCAAGCAGTCTGTCCCATGGAATTAAGCTCGTCAACCCCATGTTCCGAGGCTACGCACAGCAG GACACTCAGGAGTTCCTGCGGTGCCTGATGGATCAGCTTCACGAAGAACTGAAGGAACCAATTGTTGCAGAGACGAGGGATTTGGATACCAGTGACCAGGATGACAAGCGAGAGGGAGACCGAAGTCCTTCGGAGGATGAGTTCCTTTCCTGCGACTCAAGCAGCGACAGAGGTGAAGATGGTCAAAGCCGCACCACAAGCGGCatgggcagcagctccctggcagagACAGAGCTGTTGATCCAGGACGAAGCAGGGAGGGGGATCTCCGAGAAGGAGAGGATGAAGGACAGGAAGTTCTCCTGTGGCCATCGGCGCAGCAACTCGGAGCAGGTGGATGAGGATGCAGATGTGGATACTACTATGATGCCAGTTGATGGTAGAGCCTCACCTGAGATGCTGCCAGCTCCCCGTCCTGCCAGCCCGTGTAGGACACCAG AACCTGACAACGATGCCTACGTGCGCTGCTCCTCGCGCCCCTGCAGTCCTGTCCATCATGAGATGCACTCCAAGCTCTCTGGCAGTCCTCCTCGCTCCAGTCCTGCCAGGCTCGGACCTTCCTACGTACTCAAGAAAG CCCAGGTGCAGGCttctgggaaaaagaagaaagaacttcGTTACCGTAGTGTGATTTCTGACATCTTCGATGGCTCCATTCTCAGCCTGGTGCAGTGCCTCACCTGTGACAGA GTTTCTACAACAGTGGAGACATTCCAGGACCTGTCACTTCCAATCCCAGGGAAGGAGGACTTGGCCAAGCTGCACTCAGCCATCTACCAAAATGTGCCAGCTAAGACAGGGGCGTGTGGGGACAACTATGCCTCACAAGGCTGGATTGCTTTCATCATGGAGTACATCCGGAG ATTTGTGGTGTCCTGTATCCCTAGCTGGTTTTGGGGTCCCGTTGTGACGCTGGAGGATTGTCTTGCTGCCTTTTTTGCAGCGGATGAGTTGAAGG GGGACAACATGTACAGTTGTGAACGGTGTAAAAA aCTGCGGAATGGAGTAAAGTACTGCAAAGTCCTCCGGCTACCAGAG ATTCTTTGCATCCACTTGAAACGGTTCCGGCATGAGGTGATGTATTCCTTCAAGATCAACAGTCATGTCTCCTTCCCCTTGGAAGGGCTGGATCTGCGACCTTTCCTAGCCAAGGAGTGTGTCTCCCAGATCACCACCTACGATCTCCTGTCAGTCATCTGCCACCATGGCACAGCAGGCA GTGGGCATTACATAGCCTACTGCCAGAACGTGATCAACGGCCAGTGGTACGAGTTTGATGACCAGTATGTCACTGAAGTCCATGAGACCGTGGTACAGAATGCAGAAGCCTATGTCTTGTTCTACAG GAAAAGCAGTGAAGAAGCTGTGCGAGAGCGTCAGAAGGTTGTGTCCCTTGCCAGCATGAAGGAGCACAGTTTACTCCAGTTCTACATCTCTCGAGAGTGGCTCAATAAATTCAACACCTTTGCTGAGCCTGGTCCCATCACCAATCACACCTTCCTGTGCTCTCACGGAG GGATCCCTCCTAATAAATACCACTACATCGATGACCTGGTTGTGATTCTGCCCCAGAACGTGTGGGAATATCTCTACAACAG GTTCGGGGGTGGCCCTGCTGTGAACCATCTGTACGTGTGCTCGATTTGCCAAGTGGAGATTGAAGCACTTGCCAAACGCAGAAGAATTGAAATAGACACCTTCATCAAG CTGAACAAGGCTTTCCAGGCAGAGGAGTCTCCAAGTGTCATCTACTGTATCAGCATGCAGTGGTTCCGTGAGTGGGAAGCCTTTGTCAAGGGGAAGGATAACG AGCCTCCTGGACCAATTGACAACAGCAAGATTGCACTCACAAAAGCAGGTGGCCACGTGCAAGTTAAGCAGG GCGCTGACTATGGGCAGATTTCTGAGGAGACATGGATTTATTTAAGCACACTGTATGGAGGGGGCCCAGAGATTGCTATCAGACAGAATGTGGCCCAGGTCCAAGAACTGGAAAACCTCCATGGGGAGCAGAAGATTGAAGCGGAGACGCGGGCTGTGTGA